Proteins encoded in a region of the Methanobrevibacter millerae genome:
- a CDS encoding acyltransferase, with protein sequence MNSERLLWIDLLKFLAVFGVIGIHVSSAALNVNPLFSFNWYQGVFFESIFRFAIILFIMASGYLLLRKQQPIEVIPKRIKRILLPFIFWLIVYAIIKIIFKQSLGPNWQILDVFKYIFKGFLDPTIISVQFWYVYMILGLYILSPLLSRWIQNAPMREIEYILIVWAILSIFQFFNIDSILFDYFRYFTGAIGYFILGYYLAIKDKHVLKSKQFGLMLFIMGTLITFVGTILLSVMTKQQSLFFIRLGDITPGACLQALGLYIIVFNTDFNRIDDKFKEYIINISKTSYGIYLVNVLVINLFEKIHIINLTGFVFFDIIIGVILSTGASYIIIKIMDKIKILRPFTGNS encoded by the coding sequence ATGAATAGCGAAAGATTATTGTGGATAGATTTACTTAAGTTTTTAGCGGTATTTGGTGTTATAGGAATACATGTATCTTCAGCAGCACTGAATGTAAATCCTTTATTTTCATTTAACTGGTATCAGGGAGTATTTTTTGAATCAATATTCAGGTTTGCAATAATCTTATTTATTATGGCATCAGGATATCTGTTGCTTAGAAAGCAGCAGCCGATAGAAGTAATACCAAAAAGAATTAAAAGAATATTACTTCCCTTTATATTCTGGCTGATAGTATATGCAATTATAAAAATTATTTTTAAGCAAAGTCTAGGTCCAAACTGGCAAATTTTAGATGTGTTTAAATATATTTTTAAAGGATTTCTGGATCCAACAATAATATCAGTACAATTCTGGTATGTATATATGATATTAGGACTATACATTCTATCCCCATTATTAAGCAGATGGATTCAAAATGCTCCAATGCGTGAAATAGAATATATATTAATTGTTTGGGCAATTCTAAGTATTTTTCAGTTCTTCAATATTGATTCCATATTATTCGATTATTTCAGGTATTTCACTGGTGCAATAGGCTACTTTATTTTAGGATACTATCTGGCAATAAAAGATAAGCATGTATTGAAAAGCAAACAATTCGGATTGATGCTCTTTATAATGGGTACATTAATAACGTTTGTCGGAACCATACTTTTATCAGTGATGACAAAACAGCAATCCCTATTCTTCATTAGATTAGGAGACATTACTCCTGGAGCTTGTTTACAGGCATTAGGATTATATATTATTGTATTCAATACAGATTTCAATAGGATTGATGATAAATTTAAAGAATACATAATTAATATAAGTAAAACCAGCTATGGTATATATTTGGTAAATGTTTTAGTAATAAATTTATTTGAAAAAATTCATATAATCAATTTAACCGGATTTGTATTTTTTGACATTATAATAGGAGTTATTTTGTCAACAGGTGCTTCATACATCATAATTAAAATTATGGATAAAATTAAGATTTTAAGACCGTTTACCGGAAACAGCTGA
- a CDS encoding DUF4013 domain-containing protein produces MDLSKLVMNSFKYPFRNIKKLPILCLLFVFIAIIPIGLIANNNYVTAIGVIAFFLFILTVPGYFLSMVKLGSNQSSMLPSFNLVNNIYDSIRVLFLRIVYMIVPTTLLLIALFVFGPATRNLINNLRIIEFLATVGFVFVLILIVYFIFEFLLFFAKARLAYFNSLSEALNIKKVIRDIKNIGIVNIIKWLIVMAILLNAITFISSFVMSIPYVGFLIYGCIVIPIIESIANYSLGLLYSNIAKNY; encoded by the coding sequence ATGGATTTATCAAAATTGGTTATGAATTCTTTTAAATATCCTTTCAGAAACATTAAAAAATTGCCTATTTTATGTTTATTATTCGTTTTTATTGCAATTATTCCAATTGGTTTGATTGCCAACAACAATTATGTTACGGCAATTGGAGTGATTGCATTCTTCTTATTTATATTAACTGTACCTGGATATTTTTTATCAATGGTTAAACTGGGTTCAAATCAGTCATCAATGCTGCCGTCTTTTAATTTGGTGAACAATATATATGATTCAATTAGAGTGCTTTTTTTAAGAATTGTCTATATGATAGTTCCGACGACTTTACTTTTGATTGCATTGTTCGTATTTGGCCCTGCAACTAGAAATCTGATTAATAATTTAAGAATAATTGAATTTTTAGCGACAGTCGGATTTGTCTTTGTGCTGATTTTAATCGTGTATTTTATATTTGAATTTCTGTTATTCTTTGCAAAAGCAAGATTGGCTTACTTCAATAGCTTATCTGAAGCATTAAATATCAAAAAAGTAATAAGGGATATCAAAAACATAGGTATTGTTAACATAATCAAATGGCTGATTGTAATGGCAATACTATTGAATGCAATTACATTTATTTCATCATTTGTAATGTCCATTCCATATGTCGGATTTTTAATATATGGATGTATTGTTATTCCGATAATTGAAAGCATAGCCAATTATTCTCTGGGATTATTATATTCAAATATTGCTAAGAATTATTGA
- a CDS encoding polysaccharide deacetylase family protein, which yields MDLTFDVREMMILLSFDIEEFDVPREHGVDYSLEEGMKVSVEGTNIILDILKMNDVRATLFCTANFAMNAPETMERILKEGHEVASHGVDHFEPKETDFAKSKEILEKITNTKIKGYRQPRMFPVKDSEIKRVGYAYNSSLNPAFIPGRYMNLDTPRTYFEKDGVVQIPASVTPGVRFPLFWLSLHNLPEKAYHWMVRRTLKKDKYFTTYFHPWEFYELNDHPEFKMPFIIKRNSGQKMVERLDYLIKMLKEQNHTFITYSEFVDSIR from the coding sequence ATGGATTTAACATTTGATGTAAGGGAAATGATGATACTGTTAAGTTTTGATATTGAGGAGTTCGATGTGCCTAGGGAGCACGGAGTCGACTATTCGCTTGAGGAAGGCATGAAAGTGTCTGTTGAAGGTACAAATATCATTCTGGATATCCTTAAAATGAATGATGTTAGGGCCACATTATTCTGCACAGCGAATTTTGCCATGAACGCTCCTGAAACAATGGAGAGAATACTAAAAGAAGGCCATGAAGTTGCATCCCATGGAGTTGACCACTTCGAACCGAAGGAAACGGATTTTGCAAAATCAAAGGAAATTTTAGAAAAAATAACAAACACTAAAATTAAAGGCTACCGCCAGCCAAGAATGTTCCCGGTTAAAGACAGCGAAATCAAAAGGGTGGGATATGCATACAATTCATCTCTTAACCCCGCATTCATTCCCGGAAGATATATGAACTTGGATACTCCCAGAACATATTTTGAAAAGGATGGTGTAGTTCAAATCCCTGCTTCAGTTACTCCAGGGGTAAGATTTCCTCTTTTCTGGCTGTCATTGCACAATCTCCCTGAAAAGGCTTACCACTGGATGGTTCGTAGAACCTTAAAAAAAGACAAATATTTTACCACATATTTCCATCCGTGGGAATTCTATGAGTTAAATGATCACCCTGAATTTAAGATGCCATTTATCATAAAAAGAAACAGTGGTCAAAAGATGGTAGAAAGATTGGATTATTTAATCAAAATGCTTAAAGAACAAAATCATACATTTATTACATACAGTGAGTTCGTTGATTCCATCAGATAA